In Verrucomicrobiota bacterium, the following are encoded in one genomic region:
- a CDS encoding sigma-70 family RNA polymerase sigma factor — translation MEDRALVRRAQQGDLEAYDTLVRRYQERIYATLYHMTSSHEDASDLAQESFVKAFRALPSFKGDSSFFTWLYRIAVNKAINFRKLKKNKAQMSLNDLDFTAEHDPAIVELISEKTPRRDASLAELQQHLNEALQELSEVHRLVVTLHDIQGLSHEEISKILDCNVGTVRSRLFYARQQLQALLAGYLQ, via the coding sequence ATGGAGGACCGTGCGCTGGTGCGCCGCGCCCAGCAGGGAGACCTGGAAGCTTACGACACCCTGGTTCGCCGCTACCAGGAACGCATCTACGCCACGCTCTACCACATGACCTCCAGTCATGAAGACGCCAGCGACCTGGCCCAGGAGTCTTTCGTCAAGGCGTTTCGAGCCCTGCCATCCTTCAAGGGAGATTCGAGCTTTTTCACCTGGCTCTATCGGATCGCCGTCAACAAGGCCATCAACTTCCGCAAACTCAAGAAGAACAAGGCCCAAATGAGCCTGAACGATCTCGATTTTACCGCCGAACATGACCCGGCGATCGTCGAGCTCATTTCAGAAAAAACCCCGCGCCGCGATGCCAGCCTGGCGGAACTCCAGCAGCACTTGAACGAAGCCTTGCAAGAACTCTCAGAAGTCCACCGGCTCGTCGTCACCCTGCATGACATCCAAGGCCTCTCCCACGAGGAAATCAGCAAGATTCTGGACTGCAACGTCGGCACCGTCCGGTCGCGCCTCTTTTACGCCCGCCAACAGCTGCAAGCCCTGCTCGCGGGCTACCTCCAATGA
- a CDS encoding CvpA family protein, with protein sequence MSIWLLAGALLVLFGVLGFFLGTVRVLITLVGFGVAALSAFPLAPLLKPLVPLMKVESPTWAAVLPPLIAFVLVELIFSIVAFTAHFLIKKKLSLVMDELGQAKFDRLNQRTGICFGLVAAVAHLLVIGLVIHVGGYPAAQFAQGGEGQGAVGMLAEARIALKETGLDKFTAKLDPMKDRYYEIADVMGLLYNNPVLSGRLGSYPAYLSLSEKQEFKDLAGDTEFLQMVQTKGDVVAVYEHAKTQAILNNSEIVTQITGVDLKDLRHFLETGKSPKFDEEPILGRWRVDANAVLRQAKKVKSDITAQELSQIKKLANTVLAGTVLTATPENQIFISAPPLPAPPKPPEDANALEGSGASSSAMLDPRYGVRQPPQPPRPTGVSPTALAPAIRQRFGGGGGAAAQGGGRGPVGGGGNQPTYVRPGQTAAPAVPAIKPEEVRVAGTGTWKSEGGTYEMALQTDAGASVKLKARLDKERLLVSSGPVTLVFEKVR encoded by the coding sequence ATGTCCATCTGGTTGCTTGCCGGTGCTCTTCTGGTCTTGTTTGGCGTCTTGGGATTTTTTCTCGGGACCGTGAGGGTATTGATCACGTTGGTGGGATTTGGGGTGGCCGCGCTGAGCGCCTTTCCGCTGGCGCCGCTCTTGAAACCTTTGGTGCCGTTGATGAAGGTTGAGAGTCCGACTTGGGCGGCGGTGTTGCCGCCTTTGATCGCCTTTGTTTTGGTGGAATTGATTTTCTCCATCGTTGCCTTTACGGCGCATTTTCTGATCAAGAAGAAACTGAGTTTGGTGATGGATGAGCTGGGTCAAGCGAAGTTCGACCGGCTCAATCAGCGGACGGGGATTTGTTTCGGGTTGGTGGCGGCGGTGGCGCATCTTCTGGTGATTGGATTGGTGATCCATGTTGGCGGGTATCCTGCGGCTCAGTTTGCGCAGGGTGGGGAGGGGCAGGGAGCGGTGGGGATGTTGGCGGAGGCGCGGATCGCGTTGAAGGAGACCGGGCTCGACAAGTTTACGGCGAAGCTGGATCCGATGAAGGATCGATACTACGAGATCGCCGATGTGATGGGGTTGCTCTACAACAATCCTGTGCTTTCGGGACGTTTGGGTTCTTATCCCGCGTATCTTTCGTTGAGTGAGAAGCAGGAGTTCAAGGATTTGGCGGGGGACACTGAATTTCTGCAGATGGTGCAGACCAAGGGGGATGTCGTCGCGGTGTATGAGCACGCGAAGACGCAGGCCATCCTCAACAATTCTGAAATCGTGACTCAAATCACGGGCGTGGATCTCAAGGATCTTCGCCATTTTTTGGAAACCGGGAAATCGCCCAAGTTTGACGAGGAACCGATTCTTGGCCGCTGGCGTGTTGATGCCAACGCGGTGTTGCGCCAGGCGAAAAAGGTGAAGTCCGACATCACGGCGCAGGAGCTTTCGCAGATCAAGAAGCTGGCGAACACGGTCTTGGCGGGGACGGTTTTGACAGCGACTCCTGAAAATCAGATCTTCATTTCTGCTCCTCCGCTTCCGGCCCCGCCCAAACCGCCGGAGGATGCCAATGCGCTGGAAGGTTCAGGGGCTTCCTCCTCGGCGATGCTTGATCCTCGCTATGGGGTGCGACAACCACCGCAGCCTCCGAGACCCACCGGAGTATCTCCGACGGCGCTTGCTCCGGCCATTCGTCAACGATTTGGCGGCGGAGGCGGGGCGGCGGCTCAAGGGGGCGGTCGCGGGCCTGTGGGGGGAGGCGGGAATCAGCCCACCTACGTGCGGCCGGGCCAGACGGCTGCTCCTGCGGTGCCGGCGATCAAGCCGGAAGAGGTGCGGGTCGCGGGCACGGGCACCTGGAAGTCGGAGGGTGGGACTTACGAAATGGCGTTGCAGACGGATGCCGGGGCGAGCGTGAAACTGAAGGCTCGGCTCGACAAGGAGCGGTTGCTGGTGTCCTCGGGTCCGGTTACGCTGGTCTTCGAGAAAGTGCGTTAA
- a CDS encoding polyprenyl synthetase family protein, with amino-acid sequence MLSETLRPESETTVETSLPQAPVPTAWDSVIEPVQPFLQLVQEGLAAQVNGFDKEIAPYARYALASQGKHLRPTLVFLSGQSVGECSQALVRAAIIIEMVHLATLVHDDIMDAASLRRMRPTASAHWGNEVSVLLGDCLFAHALKLASEFPTTEVCRAVAAATRTVCSGEILQTLRSKQSPPALGNYFKVIGMKTAELFALSSSLGASLAGGTQAQVQALRKYGYQLGIAYQIHDDCLDLFGSETRTGKSLGTDLASGKITLPVLLALERSTAEERTRIESWLGQWSPQLHLKPLREWLEKNQALRETQSFLHQSLHEARTALAIVPDSPSREALLTLTQFLLLQNNELESA; translated from the coding sequence GTGTTGTCAGAAACGCTCAGGCCCGAATCGGAAACCACAGTGGAGACAAGCCTCCCGCAGGCTCCCGTTCCCACGGCATGGGATTCCGTTATCGAACCCGTCCAACCCTTTTTGCAGTTGGTCCAGGAGGGGCTGGCGGCCCAGGTCAACGGATTCGACAAGGAAATTGCGCCTTACGCCCGCTATGCCTTGGCCTCTCAAGGCAAGCACCTTCGCCCCACGCTGGTTTTTCTCTCCGGCCAATCCGTCGGTGAATGCTCCCAGGCCCTCGTCCGTGCCGCTATCATCATCGAAATGGTCCACCTGGCCACGTTGGTCCACGACGATATCATGGACGCCGCCTCGCTTCGCCGCATGCGACCCACCGCGTCCGCACACTGGGGCAATGAAGTCTCGGTGTTGCTCGGGGATTGCCTCTTTGCCCACGCGCTCAAGCTGGCTTCTGAGTTTCCAACCACCGAGGTATGCCGCGCGGTGGCTGCGGCCACACGCACCGTTTGTTCTGGTGAAATCCTCCAGACGTTGCGCTCCAAACAATCTCCCCCTGCCCTGGGTAATTACTTCAAGGTCATCGGCATGAAAACCGCCGAACTGTTCGCCCTTTCTTCCTCTCTTGGAGCCAGCTTGGCCGGGGGAACTCAGGCCCAAGTTCAAGCCCTGAGGAAATACGGCTACCAGTTGGGAATTGCATACCAGATTCACGACGATTGCCTCGACCTCTTCGGTTCCGAAACGCGAACCGGCAAGTCTCTCGGCACCGATTTGGCGAGTGGCAAAATCACGTTGCCCGTCCTGCTGGCGCTGGAACGGTCAACCGCGGAGGAACGCACCCGCATCGAAAGCTGGCTGGGACAGTGGTCCCCCCAACTCCATCTCAAACCGCTGCGTGAATGGCTTGAAAAAAACCAGGCCCTGAGGGAAACGCAGTCTTTCCTGCACCAGTCTCTCCACGAAGCCCGCACCGCCCTCGCCATCGTGCCGGATTCACCCAGCCGTGAGGCCCTCCTCACGCTCACCCAATTTCTCCTCCTCCAGAACAACGAACTCGAATCCGCCTAG